One genomic segment of Caballeronia sp. TF1N1 includes these proteins:
- a CDS encoding GntR family transcriptional regulator gives MSDKIQESLLTMIRERKLKPGDQIPTELELCELLGVGRSSLREAVAQMISHGLLSRVQGRGTFIRQISLKLQGGLDDLMSVTDMIKSVGAVPSTSRIQMDTIAASESLAERLGIELGAPCVRIERVRRADDAVAAYCIDTIPKTLFDAADGEVGESLFGMFARTGRRLSHTHTSIQPTILTPRDLPELGDGFGLFLLLDEVDFDQSGEPLCYSNDYYNTSIFKFDLVRKRR, from the coding sequence ATGAGCGACAAGATTCAAGAGTCGCTCCTGACCATGATCCGTGAGCGCAAGCTCAAGCCGGGCGATCAGATTCCCACGGAACTGGAACTCTGCGAATTGCTCGGGGTAGGCCGTTCAAGTTTGCGTGAAGCTGTTGCTCAGATGATCTCGCATGGTCTGCTGTCTCGGGTTCAAGGTCGCGGCACCTTCATCAGACAAATTTCGCTGAAGTTGCAGGGCGGTCTGGATGATCTGATGTCCGTAACCGACATGATCAAGAGCGTCGGCGCCGTGCCTTCAACGAGTCGCATACAGATGGATACCATTGCGGCATCGGAGAGCTTGGCAGAAAGACTCGGCATCGAGCTTGGGGCGCCGTGCGTACGTATCGAACGCGTGCGCCGCGCGGACGACGCCGTAGCCGCCTATTGCATCGACACCATTCCGAAGACGCTCTTCGATGCAGCGGACGGTGAAGTCGGCGAATCGCTTTTCGGCATGTTCGCGCGCACGGGCCGGCGTCTGTCGCATACGCATACGTCGATACAGCCGACCATCCTCACGCCGCGCGATCTGCCGGAACTCGGAGACGGCTTCGGTTTGTTTCTCCTGCTGGACGAAGTGGATTTCGATCAGAGCGGGGAACCGCTCTGCTATAGCAACGACTACTACAACACGAGCATTTTCAAATTCGATCTGGTGCGCAAGCGTCGCTAA
- the mtnK gene encoding S-methyl-5-thioribose kinase: MEFEAFTASELAAYLGAIPEIRALLGEPHDLEVAEVGDGNLNYVYFVTNTKAPERSVVVKQAPPFLRLVGKTWPLSCQRMEHEVAALRRFGALCPRHVPKVYHADGKRFLMVMQRLASHRILRQGLMDGVVYPKLAAHLSTYLAHTLFHGSDLFLAPDIKKEAMSAAVNSELCKITEDLVFTFPFEDHPSNVYSAALPASSLERLRTSEALRIAAGDMKWAFMNHAETLLHGDLHTGSIMVNEDETFVIDPEFSFYGPMGFDIGAVLANLLLAYFSRDWHGRIDDRDPSGYQEWLLVQVAEVWNGFSAQFLKLWREHESRSGRGFIGGHAEARSVEGYRAHFMRRLLADTLGFAGCKMIRRIVGMAKVADITRIPDAQARACIEVRCLRCAEDLLVKRATLGSIEQVVMLAREVQRETITHA, translated from the coding sequence ATGGAGTTCGAGGCTTTTACCGCAAGCGAGCTCGCCGCGTATCTCGGTGCAATTCCCGAGATACGTGCGCTGCTTGGCGAGCCGCATGACCTGGAAGTGGCCGAAGTTGGCGACGGCAACCTGAACTATGTGTACTTCGTGACGAACACGAAGGCGCCGGAACGCAGCGTCGTCGTCAAGCAGGCGCCGCCTTTTTTAAGGCTCGTCGGCAAGACGTGGCCGTTGTCGTGTCAGCGCATGGAGCATGAGGTAGCGGCGTTACGCCGCTTCGGCGCGCTATGTCCGCGGCATGTGCCGAAGGTGTATCACGCCGACGGCAAGCGCTTTCTGATGGTGATGCAAAGGCTCGCCTCGCATCGCATTTTGCGGCAAGGCCTGATGGATGGCGTCGTCTATCCGAAGCTCGCCGCGCATCTGTCGACGTATCTTGCGCACACGCTTTTCCACGGGTCCGATCTGTTTCTTGCGCCGGACATCAAGAAAGAGGCCATGAGCGCGGCGGTCAATTCCGAGTTGTGCAAGATCACCGAGGATCTCGTCTTTACGTTTCCTTTCGAAGATCATCCGTCAAACGTGTACAGCGCCGCATTGCCTGCGTCATCGCTTGAACGACTGAGGACCAGCGAAGCGTTGCGCATTGCCGCGGGCGACATGAAATGGGCGTTCATGAATCACGCCGAGACCTTGCTGCATGGCGATCTGCACACCGGCTCGATCATGGTCAACGAAGACGAAACCTTCGTGATCGATCCGGAGTTCTCGTTCTACGGACCGATGGGCTTCGATATCGGCGCGGTGCTCGCAAACCTGCTGCTCGCGTATTTTTCGCGCGACTGGCATGGCCGTATAGACGATCGAGATCCTTCCGGCTATCAGGAATGGTTGCTCGTTCAAGTGGCCGAGGTCTGGAATGGCTTTAGCGCGCAATTTCTAAAGCTGTGGCGCGAGCATGAAAGCCGTAGCGGACGCGGCTTTATAGGCGGTCACGCAGAAGCGCGATCTGTCGAAGGTTATCGCGCGCACTTCATGCGTCGGCTGCTAGCGGATACGCTCGGCTTCGCTGGCTGCAAGATGATTCGGCGCATCGTCGGCATGGCGAAGGTCGCGGACATCACGCGCATTCCAGATGCTCAGGCGAGGGCGTGTATCGAAGTGCGCTGTCTGCGTTGCGCGGAAGACCTGCTGGTCAAGCGCGCGACGCTTGGCAGTATCGAACAGGTCGTCATGCTTGCGCGCGAGGTTCAGCGCGAAACAATCACACATGCATAG
- the mtnA gene encoding S-methyl-5-thioribose-1-phosphate isomerase, translating into MVAQSLFPTLAPTIEWRDGDLLLLDQTRLPHEIVVEHVADAAAVWRAIHELRVRGAPAIGVAAAYGLCVAMQDARDLPLTQFRAELERRAGWLDTARPTAVNLSWGLRRMLQCARACNASDSKALYEALVDEAKQIHAEDQALCEGIGMHGLPLIEPGSGVLTHCNAGALATTGLGTATAPIYAAHREGIAFKVFADETRPLLQGARLTVFELQQAGVDVTLIVDSAAASIMSHGLVDLVIVGTDRVAANGDFANKIGTLSVAIAANYYGIPFYVACPSSTLDFRTPTGAQIEIEERREEEVTSLAGQPIAPRAINARNPAFDVTPHELVTGFITERGIVKAPFERSLRGFFAAEGNAA; encoded by the coding sequence ATGGTTGCGCAGTCCTTGTTCCCCACGCTTGCCCCGACGATCGAATGGCGCGATGGCGATCTCCTGCTGCTCGATCAGACGCGCCTGCCGCATGAAATCGTGGTGGAGCATGTCGCCGATGCAGCCGCCGTCTGGCGAGCCATTCACGAATTACGCGTGCGGGGTGCGCCTGCCATCGGCGTCGCGGCAGCATACGGATTGTGCGTCGCCATGCAGGACGCGCGCGACTTGCCCTTGACGCAATTTCGTGCCGAGCTTGAACGGCGCGCGGGCTGGCTCGATACCGCGCGCCCCACGGCGGTGAATCTGAGTTGGGGATTGAGACGCATGCTGCAATGCGCGCGCGCATGCAACGCAAGCGACTCGAAGGCGCTTTACGAAGCTTTGGTGGATGAGGCAAAACAGATTCATGCGGAAGATCAGGCGCTATGCGAAGGTATCGGCATGCATGGTCTGCCGCTTATCGAACCGGGCAGCGGCGTGCTTACGCATTGCAATGCAGGTGCGCTTGCCACCACAGGCTTAGGCACGGCCACCGCGCCGATCTATGCCGCACATCGCGAAGGCATTGCGTTCAAGGTGTTCGCGGACGAGACGCGGCCGCTTTTGCAAGGCGCGCGCCTGACCGTGTTCGAACTGCAGCAGGCGGGCGTGGATGTAACGCTGATCGTGGATAGCGCGGCCGCTTCGATCATGTCGCATGGACTGGTGGACCTCGTGATCGTCGGCACGGACCGGGTTGCGGCAAATGGCGACTTCGCCAACAAGATCGGCACACTGAGCGTGGCCATCGCAGCGAATTACTACGGCATACCGTTCTACGTGGCTTGTCCTTCGTCCACACTGGACTTCCGCACACCGACCGGCGCGCAGATCGAGATAGAAGAACGTCGCGAAGAAGAGGTGACATCGCTTGCAGGACAACCTATTGCGCCGCGAGCCATCAACGCGCGCAATCCCGCATTCGATGTCACGCCGCATGAACTCGTCACGGGCTTCATCACGGAGCGCGGTATCGTGAAAGCGCCTTTCGAACGTTCGTTGCGTGGTTTCTTCGCAGCCGAAGGTAATGCCGCATGA
- a CDS encoding class II aldolase/adducin family protein: MSAVDEGALRRSIVETSLEMERLGINQGTSGNVSARFNDGFLITPSGVAAREMHEDMMVWLPLDVSDDASVLRTARPSSEWRIHRDILRARQDMHAVVHTHSIAATALAIHGRDIPAVHYMVAAAGGHSIRCAPYALFGTQTLSDHALAALLNRRACLLAHHGVIALGTDLARAVWLAHEVEVLAKQYLLACQLGAPPLLSEEQMDEVLEKFKTYGRRDKKDS; this comes from the coding sequence ATGAGCGCGGTGGATGAAGGCGCGCTGCGCCGGAGTATTGTCGAGACCTCGCTCGAAATGGAGCGGCTCGGCATCAATCAGGGAACCTCGGGTAACGTCAGCGCGCGCTTCAACGACGGCTTTCTCATCACGCCGAGCGGCGTTGCTGCGCGTGAGATGCACGAAGACATGATGGTGTGGCTGCCGTTAGATGTCAGTGACGACGCGAGCGTGCTGCGCACGGCTCGCCCGTCTTCGGAATGGCGCATTCATCGCGACATTCTTCGAGCACGGCAAGACATGCACGCGGTCGTGCATACGCATTCCATTGCGGCCACGGCGCTCGCCATTCATGGACGCGATATTCCCGCCGTGCACTACATGGTCGCGGCCGCCGGCGGACATTCCATTCGCTGCGCGCCTTATGCGCTCTTTGGCACGCAAACTCTTTCCGATCACGCTTTAGCCGCGCTTCTGAACCGGCGTGCGTGTCTGCTCGCGCATCATGGTGTGATCGCGCTCGGCACCGATCTTGCGCGCGCCGTGTGGCTCGCGCATGAAGTGGAAGTGCTTGCCAAGCAATATCTTCTCGCCTGTCAGTTGGGTGCTCCGCCGCTTCTTTCGGAGGAGCAGATGGATGAAGTGTTGGAGAAGTTCAAGACTTATGGCCGGCGCGACAAGAAAGATTCTTAG
- a CDS encoding sugar ABC transporter substrate-binding protein — MAWNSARFDGWGTFGKSTGAVFLCAAAALSGCSKSDNSSTASSSGASSSEAASAPASAPAPAAAAGGKAKIGFSIATLNNAFFVGLKAGVEKGAKEQGFDLVQTNANGDAQQQVNDAINLLSQGVTALVLNPIDSKAIIPAVEKANSMNIPVFTLDRGSDGGKVTSFVASDNVALGQIGAKWIVDQLTKRYGSAKGNVVDLIGLVGTTAATDREKGFSDEMAKYPDIKVVARQEGAFDQEKSLNAMTNILQKYPQIDAVFGANDDNTVGAEKAIDNAGRYKPLGDKAHILVIGADGTAQALSAIRSGKQDATISQNPIQMAAKSLQFIADYNAKKDVPANYAWPTLLIDKSNIDSDETKKYGLWSEEVKQ, encoded by the coding sequence ATGGCCTGGAATTCAGCAAGATTCGACGGATGGGGCACGTTCGGCAAATCGACCGGCGCGGTTTTTTTATGCGCGGCGGCCGCGCTTAGCGGTTGTTCCAAGAGCGACAACAGTTCGACCGCCAGCAGTTCGGGCGCGAGTTCGAGCGAAGCCGCGAGCGCTCCCGCAAGCGCACCGGCGCCGGCCGCTGCCGCGGGCGGCAAGGCGAAAATAGGCTTTTCGATTGCAACGCTTAACAATGCGTTCTTTGTCGGGCTCAAGGCCGGCGTGGAGAAGGGCGCCAAGGAGCAAGGCTTCGATCTCGTCCAGACCAATGCCAATGGCGACGCGCAACAGCAAGTCAACGACGCCATCAACTTACTGAGTCAAGGCGTGACTGCCCTCGTGCTGAATCCTATCGACTCCAAGGCCATCATTCCGGCTGTCGAGAAAGCCAACTCGATGAACATTCCGGTCTTCACGCTCGATCGTGGGTCGGATGGCGGCAAGGTGACTTCGTTCGTTGCGTCGGATAACGTCGCGCTCGGTCAAATCGGCGCCAAGTGGATTGTCGATCAACTGACCAAACGCTACGGTTCGGCTAAAGGGAACGTGGTGGATTTGATCGGCCTTGTCGGCACGACCGCCGCCACCGACCGTGAGAAAGGCTTTAGCGACGAAATGGCGAAGTATCCCGACATCAAGGTGGTTGCGCGTCAGGAAGGCGCATTCGACCAGGAGAAGTCGCTTAACGCGATGACCAATATCCTGCAGAAATATCCGCAAATCGACGCGGTATTCGGCGCCAACGACGACAACACCGTGGGTGCGGAAAAGGCTATCGACAATGCGGGCCGCTATAAGCCGCTCGGCGATAAAGCGCACATTCTCGTGATCGGCGCGGATGGCACGGCGCAGGCGCTTTCCGCCATTCGCTCGGGCAAGCAGGACGCGACCATCTCGCAGAACCCCATTCAGATGGCCGCCAAGTCGCTGCAGTTCATTGCGGACTACAACGCCAAGAAGGACGTTCCGGCGAACTATGCTTGGCCGACTTTGCTCATCGACAAATCGAATATCGATTCGGATGAGACCAAGAAGTACGGGCTGTGGTCAGAGGAAGTCAAACAGTAA
- a CDS encoding sugar ABC transporter ATP-binding protein has translation MHDMTVETEAQAQAPLEASAPLLRMQGIVKSFPGVKALRGVSLELRTGHVLAIVGENGAGKSSLVKTLSGAYEPDEGTIEIDGVPLARGTNAAIDAGVAVIYQELSLINDMTVAENLFLGRMPARNGFVKQREANQLAREALDRVGLDNVPPWMRLGDLPLNKRQLVEVAKAVTRDARILVMDEPTAALQSQDIANLYAVVRRLRASGMGIIFISHHLEEVFELADSAVVMRDGATVGARPMSQWTEAELVQAMVARNLESFYPWEPRPYGDVVLEVRNLASAPLLRNASFTVRSGEILGIAGIAGAGRTELLKTIFGALPATGGEIFVKGKKVTNHSPTQGVRHGLVYTSEDRKLEGLVLDANIEENIALSSLKALASGGFVSRAKKRKLAQEASTRFGVRSSSVLQITGTLSGGNQQKVILGRATATAPVVIMLDEPTRGIDVGAKTEIYAHMVSMARAGAAVVMVSSELPELLGMSDRVLVMYRGSIVTELPRDKADSETVIQWATTGAGA, from the coding sequence ATGCACGACATGACAGTCGAAACGGAAGCGCAAGCGCAGGCGCCGCTCGAAGCGTCCGCGCCGCTATTGCGCATGCAAGGCATCGTCAAGAGTTTTCCTGGCGTCAAGGCGCTGCGCGGCGTCAGCCTCGAACTGCGAACGGGCCATGTGCTCGCTATCGTCGGCGAGAATGGCGCGGGCAAATCGTCGCTCGTGAAGACCTTGTCTGGCGCGTATGAGCCGGATGAAGGCACGATCGAGATCGACGGCGTACCGCTTGCGCGCGGCACCAACGCGGCAATAGATGCAGGCGTGGCCGTGATTTATCAGGAGCTCTCGCTGATCAACGACATGACGGTCGCGGAAAATTTATTCCTTGGCCGCATGCCTGCAAGGAACGGCTTCGTCAAGCAACGCGAGGCCAACCAGCTTGCGCGCGAAGCGCTGGATCGCGTGGGACTCGACAACGTGCCGCCGTGGATGCGCCTCGGCGATCTGCCGCTCAACAAGAGGCAGCTCGTGGAAGTAGCAAAAGCCGTGACGCGCGATGCCCGAATTCTCGTCATGGACGAACCCACGGCCGCGCTGCAGAGCCAGGACATCGCCAATCTTTATGCCGTGGTGCGGCGGCTGCGTGCCTCGGGCATGGGCATCATCTTCATTTCGCATCATCTGGAAGAGGTGTTCGAACTCGCCGACTCCGCCGTCGTGATGCGCGATGGCGCGACGGTCGGCGCGCGTCCGATGTCGCAATGGACCGAAGCCGAACTCGTGCAGGCAATGGTCGCGCGCAATCTCGAATCGTTCTATCCGTGGGAGCCGCGTCCTTATGGCGATGTCGTGCTCGAAGTGCGCAATCTCGCTAGCGCGCCGTTGCTGCGCAATGCGAGCTTTACGGTACGCTCGGGCGAAATCCTGGGCATAGCGGGCATTGCCGGGGCAGGACGCACCGAATTGCTCAAGACGATCTTTGGCGCGCTGCCCGCAACCGGTGGCGAGATTTTCGTGAAGGGCAAGAAGGTCACGAATCATTCGCCCACTCAAGGCGTGCGTCACGGCCTCGTTTATACCTCGGAGGACCGCAAGCTCGAAGGGCTCGTGCTCGATGCCAACATCGAAGAGAACATCGCACTGTCGAGCCTTAAAGCGCTTGCGAGCGGCGGCTTCGTGAGCCGCGCCAAGAAACGCAAGCTGGCGCAGGAAGCAAGCACGCGCTTCGGCGTTCGCTCGTCTTCGGTGTTGCAGATCACCGGCACGCTTTCCGGCGGCAATCAGCAGAAAGTCATTCTTGGCCGCGCAACGGCGACAGCACCCGTGGTCATCATGCTCGATGAACCCACACGCGGCATCGACGTGGGTGCGAAGACCGAAATCTACGCACACATGGTGTCGATGGCGCGTGCGGGCGCAGCGGTCGTCATGGTGAGTTCCGAGTTGCCGGAGTTGCTCGGCATGTCGGATCGCGTGCTCGTGATGTATCGCGGCAGCATCGTGACGGAGCTACCGCGCGACAAAGCGGACTCTGAAACTGTCATTCAATGGGCTACAACAGGAGCAGGCGCATGA
- a CDS encoding ABC transporter permease: MTSTAANREDSEALSRRVIRQLRSGIGPLFAALVIICIALSIASPEFLTTSTLTNIMVQVSVVGIAAVGGTFVIITSGIDLSVGSLVALSGMVAATVMAGSSPGAVGLGVGGLCVAIAVGAAAGALNGLAVSWLRLVPFIVTLAMMAMARGLTLAISDGRTKFDFPTAFTAFGAKTVAGLPMPMIVMLVIFAIGHVLLRKTTFGHQVFAVGGNQEAARLAGIPVRRVVFFTYMLAGVTAAIAGIVLAGRLNSALPSAANGLELQVIAAIVIGGTSLAGGRGSIVGTFIGVVLIGVINVGLSLLGVNPFWTQFIQGGVIFAAVLLDALSQRRKR; encoded by the coding sequence ATGACCTCCACGGCAGCCAACCGCGAGGACTCGGAGGCGCTCTCGCGCCGCGTGATTCGCCAACTGAGGAGCGGCATCGGGCCATTGTTTGCCGCACTCGTCATCATCTGCATCGCCTTGTCGATTGCATCGCCCGAGTTTCTGACGACCAGCACGCTCACCAACATCATGGTGCAGGTCTCGGTGGTGGGCATTGCGGCGGTAGGCGGCACGTTCGTCATCATCACGTCGGGGATCGATCTGTCGGTCGGATCGCTCGTTGCGTTGAGCGGCATGGTCGCGGCCACGGTCATGGCAGGATCGAGCCCAGGCGCCGTCGGTCTCGGCGTTGGAGGGTTATGCGTCGCAATTGCGGTCGGGGCCGCGGCAGGCGCGCTCAACGGCCTTGCCGTGTCGTGGTTGCGCCTCGTGCCCTTCATCGTCACGCTCGCGATGATGGCCATGGCGCGCGGCCTCACGCTCGCCATATCCGATGGCCGCACGAAGTTCGATTTCCCCACCGCCTTCACGGCCTTCGGCGCGAAGACCGTCGCGGGCTTGCCCATGCCGATGATCGTCATGCTCGTGATCTTCGCCATAGGCCATGTGCTCTTGCGCAAGACCACGTTTGGGCATCAGGTCTTTGCAGTCGGCGGCAATCAGGAAGCTGCGCGTCTTGCCGGTATTCCCGTGCGCCGCGTGGTTTTTTTCACCTACATGCTGGCCGGCGTAACTGCTGCCATCGCTGGGATCGTGCTTGCCGGACGGCTCAATTCCGCCTTGCCGTCCGCGGCCAACGGACTCGAATTGCAGGTGATCGCCGCTATCGTGATTGGCGGGACATCGCTTGCGGGTGGACGTGGCTCGATCGTGGGCACCTTTATCGGCGTCGTGCTGATCGGCGTGATCAACGTGGGTTTGTCGCTACTCGGCGTGAATCCCTTCTGGACGCAATTCATTCAAGGTGGGGTCATTTTCGCGGCTGTCTTGCTCGACGCGCTTAGTCAGCGGCGCAAGCGTTAG
- a CDS encoding dihydroxyacetone kinase subunit DhaK: MKKIINQHDVFVDEIIEALLIAHPAWIKSATDDKRALVRKDAPKEGRVGIVTGGGSGHLPGFLGYVGEGLCSGVAVGNVFSSPSAEQIFEATKAVDGGAGVLYVYGNYGGDVLNFDLAADLAEPEGIDIKTVVLTDDVASAPKERAADRRGVAGMLFAFKCAGAAAERGDSLDEVARICGKANAHCRTMGVGLSPTILPAAGKPTFTLPDGEMEIGIGIHGEPGTHRGKLETADAIAERLIGQILGDLNAPKGSKLAILVNGLGATPLEELYLLYRRSSQLIADQGLKIARSYVGEYVTSLEMAGASITVMLLDDELEALLEAPASSPFFRDGTAS; encoded by the coding sequence ATGAAGAAAATCATTAACCAGCACGATGTCTTCGTCGACGAAATCATCGAGGCTTTGCTTATCGCTCATCCCGCGTGGATCAAGAGCGCGACGGACGACAAACGCGCGCTCGTGCGCAAGGACGCGCCCAAGGAAGGCAGAGTGGGAATCGTGACAGGCGGCGGCTCGGGGCATTTGCCCGGCTTTCTCGGGTACGTCGGCGAGGGGCTTTGCAGTGGCGTGGCCGTGGGCAACGTGTTTTCATCGCCCTCGGCGGAACAGATATTCGAAGCGACCAAGGCAGTGGATGGCGGCGCGGGCGTGCTTTACGTATACGGCAACTATGGCGGCGACGTCCTGAATTTCGACCTTGCCGCCGACTTGGCCGAACCCGAAGGCATCGACATCAAGACAGTGGTGTTGACCGATGATGTAGCATCCGCGCCGAAGGAACGTGCGGCCGACAGGCGCGGCGTCGCGGGCATGTTGTTCGCGTTCAAATGCGCGGGCGCCGCCGCTGAACGCGGCGATTCGCTCGATGAGGTCGCGCGCATTTGCGGCAAGGCGAATGCCCATTGCCGGACCATGGGCGTGGGCCTCTCGCCGACGATACTTCCCGCGGCAGGCAAGCCGACCTTCACATTGCCCGATGGCGAGATGGAAATCGGTATCGGCATTCATGGCGAACCGGGAACGCATCGCGGCAAGCTCGAAACGGCCGATGCCATCGCCGAGCGGCTTATCGGTCAGATTCTCGGCGATCTGAACGCGCCTAAGGGATCGAAGCTCGCGATACTCGTGAACGGCCTCGGCGCGACGCCGCTCGAAGAACTGTATTTGCTGTATCGCCGTTCCTCGCAACTCATCGCCGATCAGGGCCTGAAAATAGCGCGCTCGTATGTCGGCGAATACGTAACGAGTCTGGAAATGGCGGGGGCATCGATCACGGTGATGCTGCTCGACGACGAACTCGAAGCGCTGCTCGAAGCGCCCGCGAGTTCGCCATTTTTCCGCGACGGCACCGCATCGTAA
- a CDS encoding DAK2 domain-containing protein: MSVSKQELRAILTRALSALPAHADELRDLDAALGDGDLGITVQSGSIAIVKALAALNDDASLTDVLFATGKAFSTANPSTFAALVGGGLLAAGKAMNGKDTVSRDEALGIGRAVAARIIERGKSQVGDKTVLDALVPSLDTLEASQGSATELLDAMIATAQAQVTATASKQSQKGRAAWVQERSIGHADPGATAYVRFLQALREAVAS; this comes from the coding sequence ATGAGCGTATCGAAACAGGAACTGCGCGCCATTTTGACGCGTGCGCTAAGCGCGCTGCCCGCGCATGCCGACGAGTTACGCGACCTCGACGCCGCTTTGGGCGACGGCGATCTCGGCATCACGGTGCAATCAGGGTCCATTGCCATCGTGAAGGCGCTTGCCGCTTTGAACGATGACGCCTCGCTTACCGACGTATTGTTCGCTACGGGCAAGGCGTTCTCGACAGCGAATCCATCTACGTTTGCAGCGCTCGTCGGCGGCGGCTTGCTCGCGGCAGGCAAGGCGATGAACGGCAAGGACACGGTGAGCCGCGACGAGGCGCTTGGCATCGGACGCGCGGTGGCTGCGCGCATCATCGAACGTGGCAAGAGTCAGGTCGGCGACAAGACCGTGCTCGATGCACTCGTGCCGAGTCTCGATACGCTCGAAGCATCGCAAGGCAGCGCGACTGAGTTGCTCGATGCCATGATCGCGACTGCGCAAGCGCAGGTAACGGCTACGGCCTCGAAGCAATCGCAAAAGGGTCGCGCGGCGTGGGTGCAAGAACGCAGCATCGGTCACGCTGACCCTGGTGCGACCGCTTACGTGCGCTTTTTGCAGGCCTTGCGCGAAGCGGTCGCCAGTTGA
- a CDS encoding ABC transporter substrate-binding protein — MVKAPTRRSARALCGFAVSLLAAFIATPQTASAQSKTLVFCSEGSPAGFDAAQFTTSTDFDASAHAVYDTLVEFKRGTLDLTPGLAEKWDESLDAKTFTFHLRRGVKFQSTSWFKPTRDFNADDVVFTFKRMIDPNDPFQKAHPVSFPYLTDLGYDKNIASVEKLDDNTVRFTLKTADVVFVRNIAMEFASILSAEYAAQLLKEGRPEDMNQKPVGTGAFVFRDYQKDATIRYDANPSYWNRKDVHIDKLVFSITPDAAVREQKLASGECQLTSFARPADIVEAKKNPKLTVLSGVGFNVAYVGYNTTHKPLDNVTVRRALDMAIDKQAIIKTVYEGAATLATNPMPPSQWSYNKALKDAPHDPAKARELLKQAGFPDGFTITLWAMPVQRGYNPNARLMAQLIQSDWAKIGVKANIVSYEWAEYNKRAKTNGEHDAILYGWLGDNGDPDNWLGTTLGCDAVHGSNMAKWCNKQFDDLLAKARLITDQSARTKLYEEAQVVFKDQVPYTPLAHANTFQPISKRVHGYLISPLGGHRFDGITLD, encoded by the coding sequence ATGGTTAAAGCTCCGACTCGAAGAAGCGCACGCGCTCTGTGCGGTTTTGCCGTCTCCCTTCTCGCCGCGTTCATCGCCACGCCGCAGACCGCATCGGCTCAAAGCAAGACCCTCGTCTTCTGTTCCGAAGGCAGCCCCGCCGGATTCGATGCCGCCCAGTTCACCACCAGCACCGACTTCGACGCCAGCGCGCACGCCGTCTACGACACGTTGGTCGAATTCAAACGCGGCACGCTCGACCTGACGCCGGGCCTCGCCGAAAAGTGGGACGAGTCGCTCGATGCCAAGACCTTCACCTTCCATCTACGACGCGGCGTGAAATTCCAATCGACATCGTGGTTCAAGCCCACGCGTGATTTCAACGCCGACGATGTAGTCTTCACGTTCAAACGCATGATCGACCCGAACGATCCGTTCCAGAAGGCGCACCCGGTGAGCTTTCCGTATTTGACCGATCTCGGCTACGACAAGAACATCGCATCGGTCGAGAAGCTAGACGACAACACCGTGCGCTTCACACTAAAGACGGCCGATGTCGTTTTCGTGCGCAACATCGCCATGGAGTTCGCGTCTATTCTTTCCGCCGAATATGCCGCGCAATTGCTCAAGGAAGGCCGGCCGGAGGACATGAATCAGAAGCCTGTCGGCACCGGCGCTTTCGTGTTCCGCGATTATCAAAAGGACGCGACCATTCGTTACGACGCGAATCCAAGCTATTGGAATCGCAAGGACGTGCATATCGACAAGCTCGTCTTCTCGATCACGCCCGATGCCGCCGTGCGCGAACAAAAGCTCGCGAGCGGCGAGTGCCAACTCACCTCGTTCGCGCGCCCTGCCGATATCGTCGAGGCGAAAAAAAATCCGAAGCTCACGGTGTTGTCGGGCGTGGGCTTCAACGTTGCCTATGTGGGCTACAACACGACGCACAAGCCGCTCGACAACGTGACGGTGCGCCGCGCGCTGGACATGGCGATCGACAAGCAGGCGATCATCAAGACCGTCTACGAAGGCGCGGCCACGCTGGCCACGAACCCGATGCCGCCTTCGCAATGGTCGTATAACAAGGCGCTGAAAGACGCACCGCACGATCCCGCGAAGGCGCGCGAGTTGTTGAAGCAAGCGGGCTTTCCCGATGGCTTCACCATTACGCTATGGGCCATGCCCGTGCAGCGCGGCTATAACCCGAACGCGCGACTGATGGCGCAACTGATTCAATCGGATTGGGCGAAGATCGGCGTAAAGGCGAATATCGTCAGCTACGAATGGGCCGAATATAACAAGCGCGCAAAGACCAATGGCGAGCACGACGCCATTCTCTACGGCTGGCTAGGCGATAACGGCGACCCCGACAACTGGCTCGGCACCACGCTGGGCTGCGATGCAGTGCATGGCAGCAACATGGCGAAATGGTGCAACAAGCAGTTCGACGATCTCTTGGCTAAAGCGCGCCTCATAACAGATCAAAGCGCGCGCACGAAGCTTTATGAAGAAGCGCAAGTCGTCTTCAAGGATCAGGTGCCGTACACACCGCTTGCGCACGCCAATACGTTTCAGCCGATCTCGAAGCGCGTGCACGGCTATCTGATCAGTCCGCTTGGAGGCCATCGTTTCGACGGCATCACGCTGGATTGA